One genomic region from Cetobacterium sp. 8H encodes:
- the smpB gene encoding SsrA-binding protein SmpB: protein MILANNKKAFFDYFIEDRFEAGIELVGSEVKSLKAGKTSIKEAFIRIINNEIFIMGMSVVPWSFGSVYNPDERRVRKLLLHKKEIQKLHEKVTQKGYTIVPLNIHLSKGYVKVEIALARGKKNYDKRESLAKKDQQRTIDRAVKENY, encoded by the coding sequence ATGATATTAGCAAATAATAAAAAAGCCTTTTTTGATTATTTTATAGAGGACAGATTTGAAGCTGGTATAGAACTTGTTGGAAGTGAGGTTAAATCTTTAAAAGCCGGAAAAACAAGTATCAAAGAAGCCTTTATAAGAATTATTAACAATGAAATTTTTATAATGGGGATGTCAGTTGTTCCCTGGTCTTTTGGAAGTGTTTATAATCCTGATGAAAGAAGAGTTAGAAAACTTTTACTACATAAAAAAGAAATTCAAAAACTTCACGAAAAGGTTACTCAAAAAGGATATACAATTGTCCCTTTAAATATACACCTTTCTAAAGGCTATGTTAAAGTTGAAATTGCTCTTGCTCGTGGTAAGAAAAACTATGACAAACGAGAATCTTTAGCTAAAAAAGATCAACAAAGAACTATTGATAGAGCAGTAAAAGAAAACTATTAA
- a CDS encoding OmpP1/FadL family transporter: MRFKQNLILLGALLSVRAMGGSIDYLSQQDAEYLAHPAMVGKIGVSGAYYNPAGTVWLEDGTYMQINNQTHIKNYSMEIDGAKFKSDKPSPVVPSLQIVKKEGNTAYFFHAGAIAGGGSVAYSGGIGTFKNIEQQLSMIGAKYTGGSTIHGQSYYVAIQGGVARKITDTWSLAVGLRAVDAERKFKGEGNFDYLSSGKAKFDIDSERTAFGIAGILGLNYHPNDRFNLGMRYETETKLDFDNSESKLKSGFVNSAGPVMGNVFYSYILKNPAIKQWMKEGSGERNLPAMAALGASYQATEKLTLLASGNYYFIKEAGDDIGNYDNHDNGYEVAVGLDYKLNPKWTLMTGYQYTDTGANENTYTDTDYALDANMYSMGVKYKYDEQLDLMATYSLVDYKSGTNVNTKITYNKKVDAFGLAAIYKF; the protein is encoded by the coding sequence ATGAGATTTAAGCAAAATTTAATTTTACTAGGAGCATTACTATCAGTTAGAGCGATGGGAGGAAGTATCGACTATCTTTCGCAACAGGATGCAGAGTATTTAGCTCATCCAGCTATGGTTGGAAAAATTGGTGTGTCTGGAGCTTACTATAATCCGGCTGGAACTGTTTGGCTAGAAGATGGAACATACATGCAGATAAATAATCAAACGCATATAAAGAATTATAGTATGGAAATAGATGGTGCAAAGTTTAAAAGTGATAAACCATCGCCAGTAGTTCCAAGTTTACAAATTGTAAAAAAAGAGGGCAATACAGCATATTTCTTCCATGCAGGTGCTATAGCAGGTGGAGGAAGTGTAGCGTATAGTGGTGGAATAGGAACATTTAAAAATATAGAGCAACAACTATCGATGATAGGTGCAAAATATACAGGTGGATCAACTATTCATGGACAATCATACTATGTGGCTATTCAAGGTGGAGTAGCTAGAAAGATAACTGATACATGGAGTTTGGCTGTAGGATTAAGAGCAGTTGACGCTGAAAGAAAATTTAAAGGAGAAGGAAACTTCGACTATTTAAGTTCAGGAAAAGCAAAGTTTGATATAGATTCTGAAAGAACAGCATTTGGAATAGCGGGAATATTAGGACTTAACTATCACCCAAATGATAGATTTAATTTAGGTATGAGATATGAAACAGAAACAAAATTAGATTTTGACAACAGTGAATCTAAATTGAAATCTGGATTTGTAAATTCTGCAGGACCTGTAATGGGAAATGTCTTCTATAGCTATATATTAAAAAATCCAGCTATAAAGCAGTGGATGAAAGAGGGAAGTGGAGAGAGAAATCTTCCTGCTATGGCAGCTTTAGGAGCTTCATATCAGGCTACAGAAAAATTAACACTTCTGGCATCTGGAAATTATTACTTTATAAAAGAAGCTGGAGATGATATAGGGAATTATGATAACCATGACAACGGATATGAAGTAGCAGTAGGTTTAGATTATAAGTTAAATCCTAAATGGACTCTTATGACAGGTTATCAGTACACTGATACAGGAGCTAATGAAAATACTTATACAGATACTGATTATGCTTTAGATGCTAATATGTATTCTATGGGAGTTAAGTATAAATATGATGAGCAGTTAGATTTGATGGCAACATATTCTCTTGTAGACTATAAGTCAGGAACAAATGTAAATACAAAGATAACATATAATAAAAAAGTAGATGCATTTGGATTAGCAGCAATATATAAGTTTTAA